In Solanum stenotomum isolate F172 chromosome 6, ASM1918654v1, whole genome shotgun sequence, one DNA window encodes the following:
- the LOC125868692 gene encoding protein TIFY 9-like yields the protein MTRSAEELDFFGMEKEATATKLVERRRSFRDIQTMISKINPEVLKNVIASRSAEKKNIYPIAPSSEGSFSLSTSSLPLLANCNIENDPENSPLTIFYNGIVAVFDVTKDKAENILRLAQGGNQQLLLKTSQVDGGELY from the exons ATGACTAGATCCGCGGAGGAACTTGATTTTTTCGGTATGGAGAAAGAAGCTACTGCTACTAAACTtgttgaaagaagaagaagctttCGAG ATATCCAAACCATGATTTCGAAGATCAATCCTGAGGTTCTGAAGAATGTTATTGCTTCTCGCTCTGcagagaagaaaaatatttatccaATAGCTCCGTCGTCTGAGGGCTCCTTTTCACTTTCAACGTCGTCGTTGCCTCTTCTTGCTAATTGCAACATAGAAAACGATCCTGAAAATTCTCCTTTAACTATATTCTATAATGGTATTGTTGCTGTTTTTGACGTTACTAAAGACAAG GCGGAGAATATTCTTAGACTTGCACAAGGAGGCAATCAACAGTTATTATTGAAGACTTCACAAGTAGATGGAGGTGAACTTTACTAA